From a region of the Haematobia irritans isolate KBUSLIRL chromosome 4, ASM5000362v1, whole genome shotgun sequence genome:
- the LOC142235394 gene encoding uncharacterized protein LOC142235394, whose translation MAEPILLHKFKKFAALFLEFEKEYNAMSSTEHTMYTVELRKEEFKGLWNKVKASFEKFNIDCDCSEEQEREASDLFRQCREAYITCAAEMGQLSQTFLNRSVLTSTILPASQNTPQPGENRINDHRLRLPPCTTEIFHGDYLSWPSFRDMFTAVYIDCPSITPVEKLFYLRQNTQGEALEIVKKSHLTNEGFEVAWNNLKDRYENKRILVNSQLKILFNLLPVKSESAKEIKRLQREINNCITSLQLHEICIDSWDPIFVFLCSTRLPVTTLSLWEQTVENKTEISKWADLDKFLTARFQSLETVFDFSHSDINEQSMRLDTSQRKVKTYQASTNRIICYACSQEHFLKNCREFLRMNHEDRFAIVKNNNLCINCFSNRHKLNQCPSKLICEKCSLRHNTLLHRESQISLPAISNRVGTEVPTTSHVSSSGTSSSEQRIQNCFARTSKHVLLGTAMVNIRVKGIIYSARALLDPGSQASFISERLQRRIGLPTTKVNARISDSDEDIRVEVCGLVLPQLTGKLPSSSISLPVNISLDGIKLADPYFAKSDQIDVLIGADVYPQIILDGMQRNVLGSLVAQNTVFGWVLTGQLDCERHSSDTTVSFCTEVFLGQQLEKFWKLEEPPRASMMTEGETYCEELYQKTTRRSQDGRFIVCLPFKPQHADGKGLGLSRTKAFRQFMRNESSLLRKPELKEMYDAVIGEYESLGHMVKVDEPSGQGTNFYLPHHAVVKPERTSTKLRVVFNASCPTSSGMSLNDILYPGPVLQNDLVLLIIRWRFYRYVFNGDIEKMYRQILVDDRHTRFQRIIFRTDQKFSVQDFELKTVTFGINCAPFLAIRSLLQLANDVENDLPLAARILRNMMYVDDALAGAHELSLAIDARNQLIAALSSAGFSMRKWTSNDERILTDIPVEDLLSEHFLEIDEDSKAKTLGIRWNAKKDIFYFSVKPISRKGDFTKREVLSIIATLFDPAGWLGPIIIVAKMLMQKIWTEKTDWDECLSESSTLRWRQFIDDYEHINNIELTRWIGFSPNCQVEIHGFSDASEKAYGACVYARIKSVHGAIQTHLLLAKSRVAPVKTISLPRLELCGALLLAELIDVLRTDLKLDSKSIKYACWSDSTIVLAWLQKPPASWTTFVSNRESKIVDLVGKDCWGHIASEHNPADILSRGLRAQELDGNTLWWHGPSFIRDSNYGSFQSQDEFHTDEECRDITAHFSYISDFEDILVRFSSYSRALRVMAYVYKFISLLKGKSPPMVDLQVSFSELQFVKTSLVVVAQKVYFPKEYFSLTNDSPLPTSSKLLSLNPFIDKEGVIRVGGRLSNAISLSFNEKHPVILPNESKFSRLLINFIHEITLHGGNQLMLRVLRSEFWIPRAKNLIRNVIRNCRICTICAKKSKEQIMAALPVSRTILDRPFTRTGVDFAGPFDIKYYTGRACLITKGYASIFICFATRAIHLEAVSDLTTATFLAAFARFVSRRGCPKEMFSDNGTNFVGAARALRVEYRNFIRDMSSEVVHLYANNGLDWHFNPAGAPHMGGLWEAGVKSFKHHFKRVAFNLKYTFEEFSTLLARIESCLNSRPLCPLSEDVFCLDALTRGHFLIGGPLLSPPEPRISEAPISIINRWQRVKAINQNLCVRWKEEYLREIIKRNKWKTDEVNVKIDDMVVIRDDNLPPNEWRLGRIAKVFPGADGKVRVAEIRTSKGLLVRPIVKLVPLPMD comes from the exons ATGGCAGAACCCATTCTAttgcataaatttaaaaaatttgcggcattatttttagaatttgagaAGGAATACAATGCGATGTCTAGTACTGAACATACTATGTATACGGTAGAACTTCGTAAGGAAGAATTTAAAGGTTTGTGGAATAAGGTCAAGGCATCTTTcgagaaatttaatatagattGTGATTGTTCCGAAGAACAGGAAAGGGAGGCATCTGACCTGTTTAGACAGTGTCGGGAGGCATATATAACATGTGCTGCAGAAATGGGTCAACTTTCTCAAACTTTTTTGAACAGGTCGGTTCTCACGTCGACAATACTTCCCGCTAGTCAGAATACCCCTCAGCCAGGGGAGAATCGTATTAACGATCATCGGTTGCGGTTGCCCCCTTGCACCACAGAGATTTTTCACGGTGACTATCTTTCTTGGCCATCTTTCAGGGATATGTTTACGGCAGTTTATATCGATTGTCCGTCTATAACGCCTGTCGAAAAATTGTTCTATTTGCGTCAAAATACGCAAGGGGAAGCATTGGAAATCGTGAAGAAGTCACATTTGACTAATGAGGGATTCGAAGTTGCTTGGAATAATCTTAAGGATAGATACGAGAATAAAAGAATCCTCGTGAATAGCCAACTGAAGATCCTCTTTAATTTATTACCCGTTAAATCAGAGTCcgcaaaagaaattaaaaggcTCCAAAGGGAGATAAACAACTGCATAACTTCTCTACAGTTGCATGAAATTTGTATTGATAGTTGGGACCCAATATTTGTCTTTTTATGTTCAACAAGGCTTCCAGTTACCACCTTATCCTTGTGGGAACAGACCGTGGAAAATAAGACGGAGATCTCCAAATGGGCGGATCTCGATAAGTTTTTAACCGCTAGATTCCAGTCGTTGGAAACGGTTTTTGACTTTTCACATTCGGATATCAATGAACAGTCCATGAGATTGGACACTTCGCAAAGGAAGGTGAAAACTTATCAGGCTAGTACCAATAGAATTATTTGTTATGCCTGCTCCcaggaacattttctgaaaaattgcaGAGAATTCTTGCGAATGAATCATGAAGATCGGTTTGctattgttaaaaataataacctCTGCATAAATTGTTTTAGCAATCGACATAAGCTGAACCAATGTCCCAGTAAACTTATTTGTGAAAAGTGTAGTTTGAGACATAATACATTATTGCATCGTGAATCGCAAATATCGTTACCTGCCATTTCTAATAGGGTCGGTACGGAAGTCCCTACAACAAGCCATGTATCTTCTTCGGGTACATCTTCAAGTGAGCAACgtattcaaaattgttttgctaGGACATCTAAGCATGTTCTCTTGGGGACTGCCATGGTGAATATTAGGGTGAAAGGAATCATTTACAGTGCGAGAGCATTATTGGACCCGGGATCACAAGCTTCATTCATTTCGGAGAGACTACAGAGACGGATTGGTTTACCTACTACCAAGGTGAACGCTAGGATATCGG ATAGCGACGAAGACATCAGAGTTGAAGTGTGTGGTTTGGTACTGCCCCAACTTACAGGTAAACTTCCAAGTTCGTCGATTTCGCTTCCGGTAAATATTTCTTTGGATGGTATAAAATTAGCGGACccatattttgcaaaaagcGATCAAATTGACGTTTTGATAGGTGCGGATGTCTATCCACAGATTATTTTGGACGGAATGCAGCGGAATGTACTTGGTTCTCTCGTGGCCCAGAATACAGTATTTGGTTGGGTATTAACTGGGCAACTTGATTGTGAAAGACATAGTTCGGATACTACCGTTTCCTTTTGCACCGAGGTTTTTTTGGGCCAGCAATTAGAAAAGTTTTGGAAATTGGAAGAGCCTCCAAGAGCTTCTATGATGACAGAAGGAGAGACTTACTGTGAAGAATTATATCAGAAAACGACCAGGAGGTCTCAAGATGGACGTTTTATAGTATGTCTTCCTTTTAAGCCTCAACATGCAGACGGGAAAGGTTTAGGATTATCGCGGACAAAAGCATTTAGACAATTTATGCGGAATGAATCGTCTTTGTTAAGGAAACCAGAATTGAAAGAGATGTATGATGCCGTGATTGGTGAATATGAGTCTTTGGGCCACATGGTTAAAGTAGATGAACCCAGCGGACAGggtactaatttttatttacctCATCACGCTGTAGTGAAGCCTGAAAGGACATCGACGAAGCTAAGAGTAGTGTTTAATGCTTCTTGTCCAACTTCTAGTGGCATGAGTCTAAATGATATCCTATACCCTGGACCTGTTTTACAAAACGATTTGGTGTTGTTGATTATAAGATGGCGTTTTTATCGTTATGTATTTAACGGTGACATTGAAAAGATGTATCGTCAAATACTGGTGGATGATAGACATACACGATTTCAAAGAATAATTTTCCGGACCGATCAGAAATTTTCTGTTCAAGATTTCGAACTGAAAACAGTGACTTTTGGTATAAATTGCGCACCGTTCTTAGCTATTCGGAGTTTGTTGCAACTGGCCAATGATGTAGAAAATGATCTTCCTTTGGCAGCAAGGATTTTAAGGAACATGATGTATGTTGATGATGCACTCGCTGGAGCACATGAATTATCTTTGGCAATAGACGCTAGGAACCAACTGATCGCGGCTTTATCTTCGGCGGGATTTTCTATGAGAAAATGGACATCGAACGATGAACGTATATTGACAGATATTCCCGTCGAGGATCTTTTAAgtgaacattttttggaaatcgATGAGGATAGCAAGGCAAAAACATTGGGCATTAGATGGAATGCCAAGAaagatattttctatttttcggTAAAGCCTATAAGTCGAAAGGGTGATTTTACAAAAAGAGAGGTGTTGTCCATTATCGCTACACTATTCGATCCTGCAGGTTGGTTGGGACCTATAATAATTGTGGCAAAGATGTTGATGCAAAAAATATGGACTGAGAAGACGGATTGGGATGAATGTTTGTCCGAGTCTAGTACCCTTCGGTGGCGTCAGTTCATTGATGATTACGAGCATATAAACAATATTGAATTGACACGTTGGATAGGATTTAGTCCAAATTGTCAAGTGGAAATTCATGGATTCTCCGACGCCTCTGAAAAGGCTTATGGGGCATGTGTTTATGCGCGGATAAAGTCCGTTCATGGGGCTATTCAGACCCATTTGTTGCTTGCGAAATCGAGGGTGGCTCCTGTGAAGACTATTTCCCTCCCACGGCTGGAACTTTGTGGAGCACTTTTATTAGCGGAACTGATAGATGTTTTAAGGACCGACTTGAAATTAGATAGCAAGAGTATAAAATATGCTTGTTGGTCTGACTCTACGATCGTACTGGCTTGGCTTCAAAAGCCTCCTGCTTCATGGACTACTTTTGTTTCTAATAGAGAGTCGAAGATTGTTGACTTGGTGGGGAAGGACTGTTGGGGACACATTGCTTCAGAGCATAACCCGGCGGATATACTTAGTAGAGGGCTTCGAGCACAAGAATTGGATGGGAATACCTTGTGGTGGCATGGACCATCGTTTATAAGGGATTCGAATTATGGGTCATTTCAATCTCAGGATGAATTTCACACGGATGAGGAATGTCGTGATATTACTGCCCACTTCTCCTATATTAGCGATTTTGAAGATATTCTTGTTCGATTCTCGTCCTATTCGAGGGCGTTACGGGTAATGGCTTACGtctataaatttatttcattgttaaAAGGGAAGTCGCCACCGATGGTAGACCTGCAGGTTTCCTTTAGTGAGCTGCAATTTGTGAAAACAAGCCTTGTTGTTGTTGCACAAAAAGTATACTTTCCGAAAGAATATTTCAGTTTGACCAATGATAGTCCTCTGCCTACGTCAAGCAAACTGCTTAGTTTGAACCCTTTCATCGATAAAGAGGGTGTGATCCGAGTGGGAGGACGATTATCCAATGCAATTTCTTTGTCATTTAATGAGAAACATCCAGTCATTCTGCCGAatgaaagcaaattttcacgtcTCTTGATCAACTTTATTCATGAAATTACATTGCATGGAGGAAATCAGTTAATGCTTAGGGTACTTAGGTCAGAATTTTGGATCCCAAGGGCTAAGAATTTGATAAGGAATGTTATAAGAAACTGCAGAATCTGCACTATTTGCGCGAAGAAATCAAAGGAACAGATTATGGCAGCTTTGCCAGTGTCCAGAACTATCCTTGACAGACCTTTTACCCGAACGGGCGTGGATTTCGCTGGCCCATTTGACATTAAATATTATACAGGTAGAGCTTGTTTGATAACTAAAGGTTATGCTtcgatttttatttgttttgccaCCCGAGCTATTCACTTGGAAGCTGTTAGTGATTTAACAACGGCCACCTTTCTCGCAGCATTTGCCAGATTTGTTTCTCGACGCGGTTGTCCAAAGGAAATGTTTTCGGACAATGGGACGAATTTCGTGGGAGCCGCAAGAGCATTGCGGGTTGAATATCGGAATTTTATTCGGGATATGAGTTCAGAAGTTGTTCACTTATATGCGAATAATGGGCTAGATTGGCACTTTAACCCAGCAGGCGCACCGCACATGGGGGGCCTTTGGGAGGCAGGCGTCAAGTCTTTCAAACATCATTTTAAAAGAGTTGCATTTAACTTAAAGTATACCTTTGAAGAATTTTCGACCCTGTTGGCACGGATTGAATCATGTTTAAACTCGAGACCCCTTTGTCCATTGTCGGAGGACGTTTTTTGTCTTGATGCTCTGACCCGCGGACATTTTCTAATTGGTGGTCCCCTTTTGTCCCCCCCCGAACCGAGAATCAGTGAGGCTCCTATTTCTATTATAAATCGATGGCAGCGAGTAAAAGCAataaaccaaaatttgtgtGTGCGTTGGAAAGAGGAGTATTTGAGAGAGATTATTAAGCGAAATAAATGGAAAACAGATGAAGTAAATGTGAAGATAGATGATATGGTTGTTATTCGTGATGACAATTTGCCGCCCAACGAGTGGAGATTGGGCCGTATAGCAAAGGTTTTTCCTGGCGCGGATGGGAAAGTCAGGGTTGCAGAGATTCGAACGTCGAAGGGACTGCTAGTAAGACCGATAGTTAAACTGGTTCCTCTTCCTATGGATTAA